AGACAGATAACAACAAGAACACTATGCTTTACGGGTGGAAAAGCAATGTATTCTAGTGTCTAGCTTCCAAAATTTTCTATGCTGTCATACTTAGTATTGTTTATCCGTGCTCTATGAAGCTGAACATTAACTCTAGTCAGATTAAGTTTACTTGAACAAACATGGCAACTTGGTGATTGGGTGAAAAAGTATAATGAAGGCTTGAATAAGAAACGTTAGACGGTAAGGTCAAAAGATTCAACAAGAACTTTATTCACCTTGGATCAAACCTAATCTAGATCTATCACAAACAATTTAAGATTCATAATTCGTAAGCGCCAACAGTTCTTAGGCTGAGAGTTGCATCCTAACACGCAAACTAGGAAGTAAAAGACATCAAGGAAATGACAGAATAGGATTATATTTTTAACAAATAGATAGATGTATATTCCAATAGGGATACTGAAACTTTGGCCGGAAATGTTGAGCCATTGTATGGAGAAGAAGGCAAGCTTGGCCCCATGCTGCATTTATCTCATCCCACTCAACCTAAACATTTATCATAAATACTGAACATTTGAGATaatgaaaaaatcgaaaaagaagaaagataatATAATTATGATGAGAAAAAAAGACTATATGAGAGAGTACGACATACAGTATCATAATGTGAAATAGTGAGTCCTTTCTGCCATTTAAAGTGTAGCACAAAATAACAGTTCATAAatgcaaaggaaaaaaaaaaggtagaTGAAAATAGCTACTACCAGATAACATCATTCAAGATGTCGAAATGTAGTACAGCAGTCAATACACCAAACAGAATTCATGTAGTATATTCTCTAGTACTTGCACAGCATTTATTTTTCCATTTCCTTTCATCAAACTTTGTATTAAACAGGAGATAGAATTGAAGATGTAACATATTTCACAATGGCCTAAACAGAGGTTGTGCTCTTTCAACCAATTTCCTTGACCTATTCCTGTTTTCAACAAACAAATTTACTTGACTCCTCCAACCAATAACCcaaacaaatataaattttataataatatttttaataaatctGATATATTGAGGAAGTATTTTAAGAGAAAGTACGACTTCAGTAAGGAATATCAGATACTGCAGCAAAACTTACTGCTGAAGTTATCTACCAGGAACCCCACAAATATATCCAAATAAATTAAAGTAGCATACCGGAATTTTAGGAAGTCTTCCAAGACGAAAGTTGTTAATCGTTCCAAATTCACCATCATACCAGATTGGGAATGCATCATTGAGCACATTAGTCTTCTTTAACAGCTCTAAATGAGCTTGTGAAACTTCTGTCTTAGCTAAAATTGCATCTCTCTCTTCCTGcagtaaaaaaatcattttttaacACTGATTTCCTCCCTCCAACACAATTAGCTTCCCTAGTCCCCTACCCCCACCCCCCAAACCTCCCCTCTGGGTGCCTAAGGTGCCCTATGTACCCCCTTTCAATATGTAACAATGGTACAAATAACATGGAAATTAAGCTGAAAAGTCAGCAGTAGCTCTTTTTAGTGGGGAGGGAAATGCACTAAGCTACCATTTGAAGAGGCACGACACACGACCAAAGCTTATCCCAAACAGGAAAGTAAATATGACAGATACAAACAGATGCATGGTGAGAAGAAGTAGCAAGAAACCTGATGAGATATCAACTGAAACTGAAAGTTATTGAATTCGTGCCAGTACCTGGCAAAGAGAAGGCATGCTAACTATTAGCAATTAGTGATAAGAAATCTCAAACaactaatttaattaatagaCATATTTTATTAAACTCTTGGTCCATGCAACCAAGCCCGGCTATAGTGACAGGTACTCTTTTACTTGTAGGTTTCTCTACTTCAGCCTATTCCGAGTTCCTTTATAATActataacaacaacatcaaccATTACATCCTCAATCTCGAGCTAGTTGGTGtcaacaaataaggtaatttTAGCAATAATAGAAAAATCTATGGTATACAAGCAGCAAAAATTAGAGAATCTACAGCATAATATGACTCTATGAATCACCACCAGATCTATGTACAAACTAGAATCTCATGGGTGCACCGAAAAGAAACAGTATGTGTCTCCCCGCTACTAATCTGAGTTTTACATGCCTTTAACTCTGCTTGCTTCTAACTTCTGATGAGCTGTTTTACGACCTTAATTTTTCAAACGGTCTCCTAAACTACATTTATGACGGCTAGTTGCTGCACCAAAAAGTGAAAAAAGCAATTCAGATCATTTGAGAATTACCGCTCCTCCAACTCCTTAAAGCGGCTTGATTTTAACTCTAGTTCCTTCAGTTCGGCAGTGACTACAGCACATTGCTTCTCTGTTTCTTCTATTGCTGCTTCAAGTTTTcgctcttcttcttctatcttcaACAGCATGAAAACACATTAACATCAACAAACGCTCTTCAATACAAAAGATTTACGAAAAAGCGCAGTAGACATTATTGCAAAAAAGGTACGCGCTAAGCCTCGGCTTTCTTTATCCACAACTGTGTTTCCATTATATTCTAATATATTATCTTTGTAATATCCTCACATTCAATGCACTAGGATCAAGGACTTCAGGgtgcttaaatatttttccaGGTCTATGTTTTCCCAAGGTACTTCCATGCTGTATCAGGTTACATAGCATCTTAATTTATGTGTTCTCTATGTTATATATAAAGGTGAAAAATACAATGTCCTTTATGTGTCTCAAAATTGTTAAGCACCTTCAATTTCTCCTTCAGAAAATCAGCCTCACTAAGAACGTTTCTTGCTTCTCCCTCTAGTCGCTGAAGGCAAGCTTCGTAGGCTTGTATGTCCCTGTTAACATCTTCAGCCTCCTTATCAAGTTTATCAGACAACACTCTCATGCATTCAAGACACAACGGTTGCTCAATCTGGGTCTGTGTTGAGGCAATATCAAATGCACGCTTTAGGACAGTGATGGTGGAGTGAAACCCAGAATTGTTTGGCTGTGAAGGAGCATTTAGAGGCCCACCATCTGGTGATGGAACATTTGTACCAGCTCCATCAGATGTAGGCTCACACTTATACACTGAAGCAGCTGGTGGGGGCAAAACCACGAACGATTCTTCCATGGCCTTCCCAAACTGGCTTGCATCTGGTTGAGCAGATCCTCCTCGTCCTCGAGGCGGAATCCCTGGTCCCTGATTTCTTTGCTTTGGCAATACGACGTAGGAATGTTCCATACGGCTCGACCCTATAACACTACCAGCTCCATGCATTGAAGAACCCTGCATCCCTGCACAAAGCCTCCAAATCAGCAAATCATATATGTATTATCTGTGCTTGTACTATTCCACAGGACATAGAAAAGAAAACTAACAACAAAATGAGGATCTCTAGGAACAAGAAATATAGGGATTTCGTATTATGGAAATCCAATGTTATTTAGAGGTGTTTAAGTAGGTTTATAAGCAAGTCAAACTAGCTTACACGACTTTTTAACTTTTCTTTGTGTATTGTAAACACCAAAAGTGCTTTTAAGCTAAAATCATCCGAAAAGACATAAGTTGGTCCCTCTCCATTCCATTTTCCTAGTTTGTTCTTCTCCTTACTTAGATACTTCTTAATTTATAATTTGTGCAAATAACTTTAAGGACACAATAATAGAAAAATAGTTTATCAGCACTTCTTTTTTTACCACAAACACATCAACAGTTTATTATAAGTTTCACCACTTCTATCCAAAACACGTAACTATTTATTTATAAAATCTGTTTCAGCacaaaaaaactatttttcagcACTTAATGCTTATGAGCTATTTTCAATCAGCTAAACCAAACGGACTGAAAACTCCAAATGTTGCGTCCTCCATTGAACTAAGTAGCATCCCAAATTAAAGCTTCTTTAACACACAATTACTTCACGAATAACCAAAAGTAAAAGCTTTTATTGCATCCAAAATTTTCCAATTATTACCTCCAATACAGCAGTCCACATAATCTTTTACATGATTAATTGATTGATTGATGAACATATAaaggtagagagagagagagagagagagagagagagagagagagaagcggAGGCAAACCGGAGCGAGAAGGAAAATCCGGGAAGAATTTATCGGCATAATTATCGACGCCGACGATGCATAGAGGATTGTGGCAGTTCTGACAGAGGTACCGAGGAAGATTCGGGTCAACCGGTAAAGTCCGACCCTTATCCGGCGTAAGGTTATTAGTACTACTGCTGCTATTTTTCGTCATGGATTGAAGATCGACGAATTCTGTATGTTGGAATTGAGTTATATGAATTTGATGGAAAATTTGGAAGCTCCGTTAACAGGTGGATCGGATCCTGTTTCCGGATCAACTTGATTTTAGACTTTTTGTGCGATTACTCAGccatgtaaaaaaataaaaaataaagggaaaaatgTCAAATATACCCCGCTATTTTGTTATATTGTTCACATCTACCCTCCGTTATATTATCGGGACATATCTACCCTTGTCATtagtcaaactttttaaaaatgccCTATGAtgagtggggattttgactacttattagcacatttttacttttattttagtcCGAAAGTGTTTAATtatattcccgaaaactaatgaaatatgcttaattgcaggagtaATTGAAAAATGAGCCACTAAGATGAAATcaaactcaagaaggagtgatctgaactcaaggacaaaatcaagcacaaaagcTCAAAGTGTGGACCGCAGATTTTCATCTGCGGCCTCAGATTGCGAAGGAATGTTTATCAGAGTCCAAatgcaaagtgcggtccgcacatttaaGCAAGATCAGAAGTTCAGAGAGTTCTCATTCCAAGCTCAAAGGAAGTGTgaaccgcacaattattgtgcggccgcacaagtcAGCTACGCggtcgcactcagaaatgtgtggTCTACAGAAGAGCCATgtgtggccgcactcagaaatgtgcggtccgcagaagtgatgacgtccaaatccatcactaaaaagtaaatggacatggtcacatgcaatataatttacccaactatgagttggggtcgaatcccacagaaaacaatatataggcgattaggaatgtaagagaattatcacttgttatgcaatgccaaacacttagaatggttgttgagaaaatattatagctaaatacGAAAacataaactaacctagaaagcaagtaaaatgatcaatggctacaagcatgggtgCATCGGGATTTATACTCAAGTAACGATCTaatatatttcacaattttataaatatgaatgagtttattatttattagcctCGGATAATAAGTCTAAATTAGCTTCtctcgaagactaacaagacttcttaattgttttagggataattcaattatccctaaaataattaagagattaagcacacccgaatatggctacaagtagttcattcctatccctaggtagaatctataaagtaagggttaacgcctcaagttcttgttaattaatctttcccaacccgaactattttttccaaaattaatccgaaggaaatgggcgagtcctagggttagctaatccctttggaaacattcaagaacaagaataattaaagaaacaacaactcgcttcataataaataaaaatcgttcaatacataagcacaacaaggtatttaatccacactttaaatatgagtatttccataaacaagattcaagtgttggaaataaatactacacacttagatatacaatacaaagcaaggaaatgaaaaaatgagcataaaggagtaagaaattctcaaccaaaagtttCAAATCCTCAAGActc
The sequence above is drawn from the Nicotiana tabacum cultivar K326 chromosome 13, ASM71507v2, whole genome shotgun sequence genome and encodes:
- the LOC107784737 gene encoding beclin-1-like protein (The RefSeq protein has 12 substitutions compared to this genomic sequence) gives rise to the protein MTKNSSSSTNNLTPDKGRTLPVDPNLPRYLCQNCHNPLCIVGVDNYADKFFPDSHSRSGMQGSSMHGAGSVIGSSRMEHSYVVLPKQRNQGPGIPPRGRGGSAQPDASQFGKAMEESFVVLPPPAASVYKCETTSDGAGTKVPSADGGPPNAPTQPNNSGFHSTITVLKRAFDIASTQTQIEQPLCLECMRVLSDKLDKEVEDVNRDIQAYEACLQRLEGEARNVLSEADFLKEKLKIEEEERKLEAAIEETEKQCAVVTAELKELELKSSRFKELEERYWHEFNNFQFQLISHQEERDAILAKTEVSQAHLELLKKTNVLNDAFPIWYDGEFGTINNFRLGRLPKIPVEWDEINAAWGQACLLLHTMAQHFRPKFQYRIKILPMGSYPRIMDTNNNTYELFGPVNLFWSTRYDKAMTLFLTCLKEFADFANSKDRENNIRPDKCFKLPYKIDNDKVESYSITQSFNKQENWTKALKYTLCNLKWVLYWFVGNTNFQPLSATLSSQAEVPAAGLLYNKEPTNTKFQS